A window from Triticum aestivum cultivar Chinese Spring chromosome 6D, IWGSC CS RefSeq v2.1, whole genome shotgun sequence encodes these proteins:
- the LOC123144411 gene encoding cysteine synthase isoform X1, translating into MEPQEGRKGIPSLLSSQGECIATNITQLIGWTPLIELRNIAEKDGIGARLIGKIEPYQPLSSVKDRSALRLIEDAEEKGLITPGITTLLGVTSGNLGIGVAFIAAQKGYKFIALMPAKLSLDKQILMRYLGVEVVLVDAVQHGFKALLDRVEQMKKDVEDVYVLDQFTNPANPDAHFRWTDGEPAFHNILGIGPGFVPEILDRSQIDEIVTVTTQEAMDMARRLAREEGLLVGISSGANAAACLKVASREENRGKMIVTMFSSGAERYLNSELFAQVKEECVNINMTF; encoded by the exons ATGGAACCGCAGGAAGGAAGGAAAGGAATACCATCTCTGCTGTCCTCACAGGGGGAGTGCATCGCCACCAACATCACGCAG CTCATTGGTTGGACACCACTGATAGAACTGAGAAACATCGCTGAGAAAGATGGCATAGGTGCTCGGCTGATTGGGAAGATTGAGCCATACCAACCCCTTTCCTCTGTGAAGGACCGGAGTGCTCTCAG ATTGATTGAAGATGCAGAGGAGAAAGGCTTGATCACACCTGGCATCACAACGCTGCTGGGGGTCACGAGTGGTAATCTCGGCATCGGCGTGGCGTTCATTGCTGCTCAGAAAGGATACAAGTTCATCGCCCTCATGCCTGCTAAACTCTCGCTTGATAAGCAGATACTGATGCGATACCTTGGCGTAGAAGTGGTATTAGTTG ATGCTGTACAGCATGGATtcaaagctttacttgatagggTAGAACAGATGAAGAAGGATGTGGAAGATGTGTATGTTCTAGATCAATTCACCAATCCTGCAAATCCCGATGCCCACTTCAGATGGACAG ATGGCGAGCCAGCCTTCCACAACATCCTAGGAATAGGGCCAGGTTTTGTCCCAGAAATACTGGATAGATCCCAGATAGATGAAATTGTAACAGTAACTACTCAAGAAGCTATGGACATGGCTAGAAGGTTGGCAAGGGAAGAAGGGTTGCTTGTTGGCATATCTTCAGGCGCAAATGCAGCCGCCTGCTTAAAG GTTGCATCAAGAGAGGAGAACAGGGGAAAGATGATTGTGACAATGTTTTCCAGTGGTGCAGAGAGGTATCTGAATTCAGAGCTCTTTGCGCAGGTGAAGGAAGAGTGCGTCAACATCAACATGACCTTCTGA
- the LOC123144411 gene encoding cysteine synthase isoform X2 gives MEPQEGRKGIPSLLSSQGECIATNITQLIGWTPLIELRNIAEKDGIGARLIGKIEPYQPLSSVKDRSALRLIEDAEEKGLITPGITTLLGVTSGNLGIGVAFIAAQKGYKFIALMPAKLSLDKQILMRYLGVEVVLVDAVQHGFKALLDRVEQMKKDVEDVYVLDQFTNPANPDAHFRWTGPEIWKDTAGKVDIFIAASGSGGTITGVGRYLKTKNPSVKLICVEPAESPVISDGEPAFHNILGIGPGFVPEILDRSQIDEIVTVTTQEAMDMARRLAREEGLLVGISSGANAAACLKVASREENRGKMIVTMFSSGAERYLNSELFAQVKEECVNINMTF, from the exons ATGGAACCGCAGGAAGGAAGGAAAGGAATACCATCTCTGCTGTCCTCACAGGGGGAGTGCATCGCCACCAACATCACGCAG CTCATTGGTTGGACACCACTGATAGAACTGAGAAACATCGCTGAGAAAGATGGCATAGGTGCTCGGCTGATTGGGAAGATTGAGCCATACCAACCCCTTTCCTCTGTGAAGGACCGGAGTGCTCTCAG ATTGATTGAAGATGCAGAGGAGAAAGGCTTGATCACACCTGGCATCACAACGCTGCTGGGGGTCACGAGTGGTAATCTCGGCATCGGCGTGGCGTTCATTGCTGCTCAGAAAGGATACAAGTTCATCGCCCTCATGCCTGCTAAACTCTCGCTTGATAAGCAGATACTGATGCGATACCTTGGCGTAGAAGTGGTATTAGTTG ATGCTGTACAGCATGGATtcaaagctttacttgatagggTAGAACAGATGAAGAAGGATGTGGAAGATGTGTATGTTCTAGATCAATTCACCAATCCTGCAAATCCCGATGCCCACTTCAGATGGACAG GACCTGAGATATGGAAAGATACAGCAGGCAAAGTGGACATATTTATAGCTGCTTCAGGTTCAGGAGGCACCATCACAGGCGTGGGGAGGTATCTCAAGACGAAGAACCCatctg TAAAATTAATATGCGTTGAACCAGCTGAAAGTCCAGTGATTTCAG ATGGCGAGCCAGCCTTCCACAACATCCTAGGAATAGGGCCAGGTTTTGTCCCAGAAATACTGGATAGATCCCAGATAGATGAAATTGTAACAGTAACTACTCAAGAAGCTATGGACATGGCTAGAAGGTTGGCAAGGGAAGAAGGGTTGCTTGTTGGCATATCTTCAGGCGCAAATGCAGCCGCCTGCTTAAAG GTTGCATCAAGAGAGGAGAACAGGGGAAAGATGATTGTGACAATGTTTTCCAGTGGTGCAGAGAGGTATCTGAATTCAGAGCTCTTTGCGCAGGTGAAGGAAGAGTGCGTCAACATCAACATGACCTTCTGA